In Nitrospiria bacterium, the sequence CGATGAGATTGGGGATCTCGATCCTGCTTTGGATTTTCGAAAAGTCCTTCCGATTTCTCACGTTGTCCGTTCCTCCCTACGAAGCAGTGATGCTGGTTATACCTCGGCCGATGAAGACCCGGGGGCGATCATTATGCCATCATCCTCTTTCAGGCCGTCGAAATATCCCTATTTAATTTCGACTTTGGCTCCCGCTTCTTCCAGTTTCTTCTTCATGGTCTCGGCTTCTTCCTTGGCCACACCGCTCTTCACCGCCTTGGGCGCTCCCTCGACCAGATCTTTGGCTTCCTTAAGACCGAGACTGGTCAATTCACGCACCACCTTGATGATCTGGATCTTCTTATCCGCCGCGGCGGCCGACAAGATGACGTCAAAACTGGTCTTCTCTTCGGCGGCCGCTGCCGCCGCTCCGCCGCCGGCCGAGGCCACGGCCATCGCAGGCATGGCCGCCGTCACCCCGAATCGTTCTTCCAACGCCTTGACCAACTCCGAGAGCTCCAGAACGGTCATACTTTCAATGGCCTTGATTAAATCATCTTTCGAGAGCTTTACATCCGTTGCTGACCTTGTCATGACTGCTCCTTTCCGGTAGGTTCCGTTTCATGTTGAAATCGATTTACTTTGCCGTCTGCTTGTCTCGTATCGCCGCCATGGCGAACACGAACTTCCTCATGATCCCTTGAAGCCCTCCGACCAACCCGCTCATCGGCGATTGGATGCGGCTCAACAGGTCCGCTATGAGCACATCTTTTTTGGGCAGTGACGCGACCATCTTCACGCCCTTGGAGTCCAAGACCTGTCCTTCCATAACCCCGATCTTGACCTTGATCTTCTCCGTCCTCTTATCGACAAATTCTTTCAAGATCTTGACCGGTGCGACGGGGTCGTCGTAGCCGAACGCAACGGCGATAGCGCCTTGAAACGCGTCACGGGTTTCGGACAGAGCCGTTCCTTCGGTCGCCCGTTTGGCCAGCGTATTTTTGACAACACGGAGTTCCCCTTTCACGCCGCGAAGCTTCTGCCGAAGCTCCGTCATGTCCGAGACACCCAATCCTTTGAACTCCGTCAAGATGGCCACCGTTGCGGTGGAAAATTTCTCGTGCAGTTCACTGACGAGCTGTTGCTTCTCTTCCCGTTTCATTTTCATACGCAATCCCTCACTCACCCGAACATTTTTGCAACGCCGGGCGCATCGATCTTGATCGAAGGTCCCATCGTCGTTGAAACCGAGACGGCTTGAAGATAAACCCCTTTGGCGGTTGACGGTTTCGCTTTGACAATCGTCTCCAAGACCGTGGATGCGTTCTCCGTCAGCTTTTGAGGCTCAAAGGAAGCTTTACCGACCGGGACATGGACGATGCCCGCCTTTTCAACCTTGAACTCGACTCGGCCTTGCCGGACTTCACGGATGGCTTTGGCCAAATCGAAAGTCACCGTCCCTGATTTGGGGTTCGGCATCAACCCTCGAGGGCCTAAAATTTTACCAAGCTTTCCGACCGCGCCCATGAGGTCCGGAGTCGCAATGACCCGGTCGAATTCCAGCCATCCCTTTGTAATCTTTTCAACCAGGTCCTCGGATCCTACGATGTCGGCGCCCGCCTCACGCGCCTCTTTGTCCTTGTCCCCTTTCGCAAAAACAGCGACGCGGACTTTCTTACCGGTCCCGTGAGGAAGAAGAACCGATCCCCGCACCATTTGATCGGAATGCTTCGGATCAACGCCCAACTGGATCGCCAAATCCACAGTCTCGTCAAACTGGGCCAACGCGGTTTTCTTCACAACCTGCATCGCCTCGGCGATTGTATAATTCCTTGGTTCCACGTGCGCTTTCGCTGCTTGGTATTTCTTTCCCATTTCCGCTCCTTCGACTTCAACGGCGGATGGCCTGCCGCACATCCGCCTTCGTCATACCGATACAGGCGGGCGCTTCATCCGCTCAGCCTTTAACCACTTGGATGCCCATGCTTCTAGCCGTCCCTTCGATAATATGGACGGCACCTTTCAGATCAACCGCATTAAGATCCGGCATTTTTAACTTGGCGATCTCTTCGACCTGGCTCTCCGTGATCTTTCCCACCTTGTCCTTGTTGGGTACAGCGGATCCTTTAATAATTCCGGCCGCCTTCTTCAAGAGATCGGAGGCCGGAGGAGTTTTAGTGATAAACGTAAAAGTCCGATCGGAATAGATCGTGATGATCACAGGAATAATGGCGCCTTCCTGCTT encodes:
- the rplL gene encoding 50S ribosomal protein L7/L12 → MTRSATDVKLSKDDLIKAIESMTVLELSELVKALEERFGVTAAMPAMAVASAGGGAAAAAAEEKTSFDVILSAAAADKKIQIIKVVRELTSLGLKEAKDLVEGAPKAVKSGVAKEEAETMKKKLEEAGAKVEIK
- the rplJ gene encoding 50S ribosomal protein L10, producing MKMKREEKQQLVSELHEKFSTATVAILTEFKGLGVSDMTELRQKLRGVKGELRVVKNTLAKRATEGTALSETRDAFQGAIAVAFGYDDPVAPVKILKEFVDKRTEKIKVKIGVMEGQVLDSKGVKMVASLPKKDVLIADLLSRIQSPMSGLVGGLQGIMRKFVFAMAAIRDKQTAK
- the rplA gene encoding 50S ribosomal protein L1, encoding MGKKYQAAKAHVEPRNYTIAEAMQVVKKTALAQFDETVDLAIQLGVDPKHSDQMVRGSVLLPHGTGKKVRVAVFAKGDKDKEAREAGADIVGSEDLVEKITKGWLEFDRVIATPDLMGAVGKLGKILGPRGLMPNPKSGTVTFDLAKAIREVRQGRVEFKVEKAGIVHVPVGKASFEPQKLTENASTVLETIVKAKPSTAKGVYLQAVSVSTTMGPSIKIDAPGVAKMFG
- the rplK gene encoding 50S ribosomal protein L11: MAKEVTGMVKLQIPAGKANPAPPVGPALGQHGVNIMEFCKTFNAKTQKQEGAIIPVIITIYSDRTFTFITKTPPASDLLKKAAGIIKGSAVPNKDKVGKITESQVEEIAKLKMPDLNAVDLKGAVHIIEGTARSMGIQVVKG